From the Alkalibacter rhizosphaerae genome, one window contains:
- a CDS encoding YerC/YecD family TrpR-related protein: protein MNKERFQLLIQCLISLESEEETMAFLEDLCTIKEMEDMQHRLEIAVGLMDGQTFTEVQHETGASSTTVSRVSRCLKYGDGYRRILDRLKK from the coding sequence ATGAACAAAGAACGCTTTCAACTGTTGATCCAATGCCTGATCTCCCTGGAATCCGAGGAAGAGACCATGGCTTTTTTAGAAGATCTCTGCACCATCAAGGAAATGGAAGACATGCAGCATCGATTGGAAATTGCCGTTGGACTGATGGACGGCCAAACCTTTACTGAAGTGCAGCATGAGACCGGTGCAAGCTCCACAACAGTCAGTCGGGTATCCCGCTGTCTAAAATACGGCGATGGTTATCGTCGGATCCTGGACCGGTTGAAAAAATAA
- the rodA gene encoding rod shape-determining protein RodA, whose translation MEWLKYMKKADYFLLSVVLALFAIGLMAIRVATNTENFVAGESSSFMMKQALAFGLGMVGMLLLTMIDYKTLGEYWIHIFVLSIVVLLLVYVPGLGIVNKGTRGWIDLRVMEFQTSEIAKLGFILSFAKLLDRRSRRLNKLVDVLPVIGFVAIPVFFVFIQPDLGQSLVFIFIAAGMLFMAGLHMKYYFSLLGAFVVGFPIFWNYFMKDFQKNRIITVFNPANDPLGDGYHALQSMITIGSGGMFGKGTAAENTMTRLNFLPAQWTDFIFSVISETAGFVGAAIVLVLLMLFLFRLLKDAKSARDEFGTLIISGVFFMFLFQIFENIGMTLGIMPITGITLPFLSYGGSSLLTNLLAVGLVINVHMRRHQINF comes from the coding sequence ATGGAATGGTTGAAATACATGAAAAAGGCGGATTATTTTTTATTGTCCGTGGTTCTGGCCCTCTTCGCCATCGGTTTGATGGCCATTCGGGTCGCCACCAATACGGAAAATTTTGTTGCCGGGGAATCTTCTTCCTTTATGATGAAGCAGGCCCTGGCTTTTGGTCTTGGTATGGTCGGCATGTTGTTGCTGACCATGATCGATTATAAAACCCTTGGGGAGTACTGGATCCACATTTTCGTACTGTCTATCGTGGTGCTGCTGCTGGTGTACGTACCGGGACTGGGCATCGTTAACAAGGGGACCAGGGGATGGATCGACTTGCGGGTAATGGAGTTTCAAACGTCGGAGATCGCAAAACTTGGGTTTATTCTATCCTTTGCCAAACTGCTGGATCGCAGGAGCCGTCGTCTCAATAAATTAGTGGATGTGTTGCCGGTGATCGGATTTGTCGCCATTCCGGTCTTTTTCGTTTTTATACAACCGGATCTGGGCCAGTCTCTTGTATTTATCTTCATAGCGGCAGGGATGCTTTTTATGGCGGGATTGCACATGAAGTATTACTTTAGCCTCTTGGGCGCTTTTGTGGTAGGATTTCCCATTTTCTGGAATTATTTCATGAAAGATTTTCAAAAGAATCGAATCATTACGGTTTTCAATCCGGCGAATGATCCATTGGGGGATGGGTATCATGCCCTCCAATCCATGATCACCATCGGTTCCGGAGGCATGTTCGGGAAAGGGACGGCAGCAGAAAATACCATGACCCGGTTGAATTTTTTACCGGCCCAATGGACGGATTTTATTTTTTCCGTCATCTCGGAAACTGCCGGTTTCGTTGGAGCGGCGATCGTATTGGTTTTATTGATGTTGTTTTTGTTCCGGTTGCTCAAGGATGCCAAATCAGCCCGGGATGAATTTGGAACTTTGATCATAAGCGGTGTCTTTTTCATGTTCCTGTTTCAAATATTCGAAAATATCGGCATGACGTTGGGGATCATGCCCATTACCGGCATCACTCTGCCGTTTTTAAGTTATGGCGGCAGTTCCCTGCTGACGAATTTGCTGGCGGTGGGCTTGGTGATCAACGTACACATGCGCCGACATCAGATCAACTTTTAG
- a CDS encoding TIGR03936 family radical SAM-associated protein: MFTARVKFERGEGIRYISHLDMQRMVQRILRRAHIPMKYSEGFNPHPKLAFAMALAVGMTSDCEYFDVELESRVEPEELVGRINDHAPAGFIARTAVVSEEKLPSLTSMVEESGYNITGKVITIAAAEDLIRQIRDVKERDSILQRKRNKKGKYAEREIRPLIRQLEGKVEGERFILQTVLASGSQENLRPEVVLDLLDPEKNIMDWEEGVTIKRVFLGKKNGKELI; encoded by the coding sequence ATGTTTACAGCCAGAGTGAAGTTTGAGCGGGGAGAAGGGATCCGATACATCTCCCATTTGGACATGCAGCGTATGGTCCAGCGGATCCTGCGACGTGCCCACATACCCATGAAATACAGTGAAGGATTCAATCCCCATCCCAAGTTGGCTTTTGCCATGGCCTTGGCGGTTGGGATGACTTCCGATTGCGAATATTTTGATGTGGAACTGGAGTCCCGCGTGGAACCGGAAGAGCTGGTCGGGAGGATCAACGACCATGCCCCTGCAGGATTTATTGCACGGACGGCCGTTGTGTCGGAAGAGAAATTACCGTCTCTTACTTCGATGGTGGAAGAAAGCGGTTATAACATCACTGGAAAAGTGATCACCATAGCCGCAGCAGAAGACCTGATCCGGCAAATTCGGGATGTGAAGGAACGTGACAGCATTCTGCAGCGGAAAAGAAATAAAAAGGGAAAATACGCAGAACGGGAGATACGGCCACTGATCCGTCAACTTGAAGGAAAAGTGGAAGGAGAGCGGTTTATCCTACAAACGGTTCTGGCATCCGGCAGTCAAGAGAACCTGCGTCCGGAAGTGGTGTTGGATCTATTGGATCCGGAGAAGAACATCATGGACTGGGAGGAAGGCGTGACTATCAAGCGAGTTTTTTTGGGAAAGAAGAATGGAAAAGAATTGATTTAG
- a CDS encoding shikimate dehydrogenase family protein produces the protein MKRFGLIGEVLSYSYSPIIHKAFYTRHQMDAVYELREVKKKDFSTTIRSILEEYRGLNITIPYKNDILPFLDTADEASRQIGAVNTVSNVDGTLIGFNTDVYGFLDTLDHYRVPVQGARYVILGTGGAAKSVYYGLKTRQVASISFVSRRRESDWIKDEKIWSYDDFPTKKADVFVNTTPVGMTSKEARSPIEVEKLDGAGHVVDLIYNPEKTPLLVEAEKAGLQVVNGLFMLVSQALKSEEIWTGVEVDAEEKERIHQIIAELMYK, from the coding sequence ATGAAAAGGTTTGGATTGATCGGAGAAGTGCTGAGTTACAGCTATTCTCCCATCATACATAAAGCGTTCTATACCAGGCATCAGATGGATGCGGTCTACGAATTGCGAGAAGTAAAGAAAAAGGATTTTTCGACGACCATCCGATCCATTTTGGAAGAATACCGGGGATTGAACATCACCATTCCCTATAAAAATGATATTCTTCCGTTTTTGGATACGGCGGACGAAGCCAGTCGGCAGATCGGCGCTGTCAACACGGTTTCCAACGTGGACGGAACATTGATCGGTTTCAATACCGATGTATACGGTTTTTTGGATACCCTGGATCATTACAGGGTGCCGGTCCAAGGGGCCAGATACGTGATCCTGGGAACAGGCGGTGCGGCAAAAAGCGTCTATTATGGGTTGAAAACCCGACAAGTGGCCTCCATTTCCTTTGTCAGTCGGCGCAGGGAATCCGACTGGATCAAGGACGAGAAAATTTGGTCGTATGACGATTTTCCAACGAAAAAAGCCGATGTTTTTGTCAATACGACACCTGTGGGGATGACCTCCAAGGAAGCTCGATCCCCTATCGAGGTGGAAAAGCTGGATGGAGCAGGACATGTAGTGGATTTGATCTACAATCCGGAAAAAACGCCACTCCTGGTTGAAGCGGAGAAGGCAGGCCTTCAAGTGGTCAACGGCTTGTTCATGCTGGTGTCCCAGGCACTGAAAAGTGAAGAGATCTGGACCGGAGTAGAAGTGGATGCAGAGGAGAAAGAACGAATCCATCAAATCATCGCAGAATTAATGTATAAATAA
- a CDS encoding TIGR03960 family B12-binding radical SAM protein, translating into MEEQLKRILPRVEMPARYAGNEINSVHKEVDEKTIRFCMAFPDVYEVGMSHLGMKILYGLLNSMEDVYCERAFAPWSDMEKEMRANDIPLFSVETKTGLKNFDLLGFTLQYEMSYTNILNMLDMSKIPLFAAERGEEDPFVVFGGPCAYNPEPVAEFADLIVIGEAEDVLVELMDVTRNWDRTSGRKAYLTEVAKIPGIYVPSLYQATYHEDGTLKTFEPIHPSAPPVVKKRFVENLDKVYFPKSFVVPFVEIVHDRSIIELFRGCTRGCRFCQAGMVYRPLREKSLETLKRDADRLIDSTGYEEVSLSSLSTMDYSCLPELTDYLLEKYQQEKIAVGLPSLRIDSFSIKTAEKTQQVRKTGLTFAPEAGSQRMRDVINKGVSEEDLIQSVKEAYDKGWGHIKLYFMIGLPTESMEDVDGIAKLAYKVLDEYFACNSETKNKRIQVVVSTSTFVPKPFTPFQWVKQDDLDSVREKQRHLIDNMRSKMIRYSWNDPNLSLLEGAFARGDRKLSKVLVRAYSKGCIFDGSRDHFDIKKWLEAFEEEGLDPEFYTFRERPMDELLPWDFIDIGVTKAFLAKEYEKAVDEKLTRFCKYHCVNCGFNEFKEGWTCHVYSQSEV; encoded by the coding sequence ATGGAAGAACAATTGAAGCGAATACTACCCCGGGTCGAAATGCCGGCCAGATATGCGGGGAATGAAATAAACAGCGTACACAAGGAGGTCGATGAAAAAACCATTCGATTTTGCATGGCTTTTCCTGATGTGTATGAAGTAGGGATGTCCCATTTGGGGATGAAGATCTTGTACGGCTTGCTCAATTCCATGGAAGATGTGTATTGCGAGCGCGCTTTTGCACCCTGGTCTGATATGGAAAAAGAAATGAGAGCCAATGACATTCCCCTGTTTTCTGTGGAAACCAAAACCGGATTGAAAAACTTCGATCTGCTGGGATTCACTCTTCAATATGAAATGAGCTATACCAATATTTTGAACATGCTGGACATGAGCAAGATACCCTTGTTTGCGGCAGAACGGGGAGAAGAAGATCCTTTTGTTGTTTTTGGAGGACCTTGCGCCTACAATCCGGAACCCGTAGCGGAATTTGCAGATCTGATCGTCATTGGAGAAGCGGAGGATGTGCTGGTGGAGCTGATGGACGTTACCCGAAACTGGGACAGGACATCCGGACGAAAGGCTTATTTGACGGAAGTTGCAAAGATCCCAGGGATCTATGTCCCATCGTTGTACCAGGCCACCTATCACGAAGACGGAACACTAAAAACATTTGAACCGATCCATCCTTCGGCACCGCCGGTGGTAAAAAAACGATTTGTGGAAAATTTGGACAAGGTCTATTTTCCCAAATCCTTTGTGGTTCCTTTTGTGGAAATCGTCCATGATCGAAGCATCATTGAACTTTTCCGTGGATGTACCAGGGGATGCCGGTTTTGCCAGGCAGGCATGGTATATCGTCCATTGCGGGAAAAAAGTCTGGAAACTTTGAAAAGGGACGCAGATCGCTTGATCGATAGCACAGGTTATGAAGAGGTATCCCTCTCTTCCCTAAGCACCATGGATTACAGCTGTCTTCCGGAATTGACGGATTACCTGTTGGAGAAGTACCAACAGGAGAAAATCGCCGTAGGATTGCCTTCCTTGAGGATCGACAGCTTCAGCATCAAAACAGCGGAAAAAACCCAGCAGGTGAGAAAAACCGGATTGACTTTTGCACCGGAAGCAGGCAGTCAGCGAATGCGGGATGTGATCAACAAAGGCGTTTCGGAAGAAGATCTGATCCAGTCGGTGAAGGAAGCATATGACAAGGGATGGGGCCATATCAAACTGTATTTCATGATCGGCCTTCCCACGGAATCCATGGAAGATGTGGACGGCATCGCCAAGCTGGCTTATAAAGTGTTGGATGAATACTTTGCCTGCAACAGTGAAACGAAGAACAAAAGGATCCAGGTAGTGGTCTCGACTTCCACATTTGTGCCCAAGCCCTTTACTCCATTCCAATGGGTAAAACAGGACGACTTGGATTCTGTTCGTGAAAAGCAGCGTCATCTCATCGACAACATGCGGAGCAAAATGATCCGTTACAGCTGGAACGACCCCAACTTGAGCCTGTTGGAGGGCGCCTTTGCCAGAGGCGATCGAAAGTTGTCCAAAGTTTTGGTTCGGGCATATAGCAAAGGCTGTATTTTCGATGGTTCCAGGGATCACTTTGACATAAAAAAATGGTTGGAGGCATTCGAGGAAGAAGGTTTGGATCCGGAATTCTACACGTTCCGGGAAAGACCTATGGATGAACTGCTGCCTTGGGATTTCATCGACATAGGCGTCACCAAGGCTTTTTTGGCCAAGGAATATGAAAAAGCAGTGGATGAAAAACTCACGAGATTCTGCAAATATCATTGTGTGAATTGTGGTTTCAACGAATTCAAGGAAGGATGGACCTGCCATGTTTACAGCCAGAGTGAAGTTTGA